TATGCCAACCTATACGATCCAGATCCAAAGTATATATCTAATGAGGAGCTGCTTAGAAAACTAGTTGTTGAAGCAGCTGAAAGAGCTAACATGCACCTGGTAGAGGTTAAGTCATGGAGCTTCGGTGGGAGGAAAGGCGGTGTATCTGTTATAGCGCTTATAACTGAGAGTCACATATCTATACATACGTGGGTTGAATACTCCTACGCTACTGTTGATGTATATACATGCGGTGATCACTCGGATCCCTGGAGAGCTATGGAGTATATAATAGAGGTTCTCAAGCCCAAGAAATATTCCATTGGATATGCTAATAGAACGCAGGAACTGTAGATCCCTCTCTAAATCTAATAGCTTTTGTTCATAATTATTTTTTAACTTGTTTTTATTATTTTAATCATAATATATGGTCTATGCATAGTGTATCAATTGCTATCCCCGTAGATTCTGATTCTATCATAGAGATCACCTCGGGATCTCTGAAGGGTATATAGCCAACAGCTTTGAAGCCAGCCTCCCTAATGAATCTTATATCCCTCGGCGAGTCGCTTATAACCACAACCTCCTCCCTCGAGATGCCGAGTTGTGCATATATATTTGCTAGATATTCATAGAGATCTCTCTTCGTCGCCCCTGGCCATAGGTCTCCCGTTGAATATACCCTGATAAGCTCGGTGGGGAAGCCATAGCTCTGGAGCTCCTCCATAAACATCTCGGCCTTCACCTCCCTCCCAGTTACTATTGCTGTTACGTATCTCCCAGAGGATGCTAGGAGCAGGCTGTCTGAGCATGGCATGGGTTTTCCATATCTTCTATTCTCTAGATATTTCATCCAAACAGATCTCCAGAAATACCATCTAGCCATCGGATCGCTTGGTCTTGGTAGCTTCTCCCTATAGTATATCTTCATAAACTCCCTAGGATCTGTGTCAATGCTTATATCCCATCCATACTCGCTCCACACGCTGGAGATAGCTATT
This window of the Sulfolobales archaeon genome carries:
- the speD gene encoding adenosylmethionine decarboxylase, translated to MGDSSGEENRNTQSIQSLVLEDKDSRIIGKHVYANLYDPDPKYISNEELLRKLVVEAAERANMHLVEVKSWSFGGRKGGVSVIALITESHISIHTWVEYSYATVDVYTCGDHSDPWRAMEYIIEVLKPKKYSIGYANRTQEL
- a CDS encoding HAD hydrolase-like protein, which codes for MTLVDTSQELVIAISSVWSEYGWDISIDTDPREFMKIYYREKLPRPSDPMARWYFWRSVWMKYLENRRYGKPMPCSDSLLLASSGRYVTAIVTGREVKAEMFMEELQSYGFPTELIRVYSTGDLWPGATKRDLYEYLANIYAQLGISREEVVVISDSPRDIRFIREAGFKAVGYIPFRDPEVISMIESESTGIAIDTLCIDHIL